The bacterium genome includes a region encoding these proteins:
- a CDS encoding 4Fe-4S dicluster domain-containing protein: protein MTESRRHFARRVNQALNDPELQRALVHATTGLRARRDKAFESFDFAQGRADLKQRRAANLDRLPELVAQFKERLEAVGGKVHFAKDAAEARDIIAQICGHAASRTGQPGGRSRMVVTKVKSMASEEIELNPHLEALGMEVVETDLGERMVQLTHTRPSHLIAPAIHLTKEDAASVFGTEPTVEAIQHHARESLRQKFIEATVGISGANMAIAETGTIVLVTNEGNADLTTTLPPVHIALFGIDKVVASLDDAVAMLRMLPRSGTGQLMTSYVNWITGPSRSADIEQSLTIGVHGPREMHCVILDNGREKMRDDPVFRDALTCIRCGACSNACPPFMAVSGHQFGHIYNGPIGLVLSPFHHGLDTADLPNTLCTQCNACQEICPVDIPLPRQILEHRRVGRKSLRKQALLGVWTRPELADRLLRAGAPFSRLIPGTPRLARVPYRDRVTPSDVDGEPLTIFASCMVDRMMPEAAVALDRIASAAGFNVGFPKDQWCCGLIAANAGDFKGGAALNSALARSLGDSKGLVVTPSASCFGAFTIDAPDWGAVVPDDLRSRFRDSTRFALELLTRDPGLVQSDQMSLKVAYHDSCQTLRQLGMKSEPRRLLELAGYEVVDLPDIANCCGFGGTFSLEWPGVASRLARWKLDAIAKTGCTVVASDNPGCLMHIATAARRRGMELRVAHVLELVAEHLTDRSSR, encoded by the coding sequence TTGACTGAAAGCCGGCGCCACTTCGCGCGCCGCGTCAACCAAGCCCTCAACGACCCCGAACTGCAGCGAGCCCTCGTCCACGCGACGACCGGGCTGCGCGCCCGGCGCGACAAGGCCTTCGAAAGCTTCGACTTCGCCCAGGGCCGCGCCGACCTCAAACAACGACGCGCCGCCAACCTCGATCGCCTGCCTGAGCTGGTGGCGCAGTTCAAGGAGCGCCTCGAAGCCGTCGGCGGCAAGGTCCACTTCGCCAAGGACGCCGCCGAGGCCCGCGACATCATCGCCCAGATCTGTGGGCACGCCGCCAGCCGGACGGGACAGCCGGGCGGGCGCTCGCGGATGGTCGTGACCAAGGTGAAATCGATGGCCAGCGAAGAGATCGAGCTCAATCCGCACCTGGAAGCGCTCGGCATGGAGGTCGTCGAGACCGACCTCGGGGAGAGGATGGTGCAGCTGACGCACACGCGCCCCTCACATCTCATCGCGCCCGCCATTCACCTCACCAAAGAGGACGCGGCCTCGGTCTTCGGCACCGAGCCCACGGTCGAAGCCATCCAGCACCATGCGCGCGAGTCGCTGCGCCAGAAGTTCATCGAGGCCACGGTCGGCATCAGCGGCGCGAACATGGCGATCGCGGAGACGGGCACGATCGTGCTCGTCACCAACGAGGGCAACGCCGACCTCACGACCACGCTGCCGCCGGTGCACATCGCGCTCTTCGGGATCGACAAGGTGGTCGCGAGCCTGGACGACGCGGTGGCGATGCTGCGCATGCTGCCTCGCAGCGGAACCGGCCAGCTGATGACCAGCTATGTCAACTGGATCACCGGGCCGTCGCGGTCAGCCGACATCGAGCAGTCATTGACGATCGGCGTCCACGGACCACGTGAGATGCACTGCGTGATCCTCGACAACGGCCGCGAGAAGATGCGCGACGATCCGGTGTTCCGCGATGCTTTGACCTGCATTCGCTGTGGCGCGTGCTCCAATGCGTGCCCGCCGTTCATGGCCGTCAGCGGTCATCAGTTCGGGCACATCTACAACGGTCCGATCGGGCTCGTGCTCAGTCCGTTCCACCACGGACTCGACACCGCCGACCTTCCGAACACCCTCTGCACCCAATGCAACGCGTGTCAGGAAATCTGCCCTGTCGACATCCCCCTGCCTCGACAGATCCTCGAGCACCGGCGTGTGGGCCGGAAGTCGCTGCGCAAGCAGGCGCTGCTCGGCGTCTGGACGCGACCCGAGCTGGCCGACCGGCTGCTGCGCGCCGGCGCTCCCTTCAGCCGGCTCATACCGGGCACGCCACGGCTCGCGCGGGTGCCTTACCGCGACCGCGTGACCCCCAGCGACGTCGACGGCGAACCACTGACCATCTTCGCCTCCTGCATGGTCGACCGGATGATGCCCGAGGCGGCCGTCGCCCTCGATCGTATCGCGAGTGCGGCAGGCTTCAACGTTGGCTTTCCCAAGGACCAGTGGTGCTGCGGCCTCATCGCCGCCAACGCCGGCGACTTCAAGGGCGGAGCCGCGCTGAACTCAGCCCTGGCTCGGAGTCTTGGAGATTCCAAGGGCCTGGTCGTGACACCGTCCGCCTCCTGCTTCGGCGCCTTCACCATCGACGCCCCCGACTGGGGCGCAGTGGTCCCCGACGACCTGCGCTCACGTTTCCGCGACTCGACTCGGTTCGCGCTTGAGCTGCTGACCCGGGATCCGGGCCTTGTGCAGTCGGATCAGATGAGCCTGAAGGTCGCCTACCACGACTCCTGCCAGACCCTGCGACAGCTCGGCATGAAGAGCGAGCCGCGCCGCCTGCTCGAGCTCGCGGGGTACGAGGTCGTCGACCTCCCGGACATCGCGAACTGCTGCGGTTTCGGCGGGACGTTCAGCCTCGAATGGCCCGGCGTCGCCAGCCGCCTGGCACGCTGGAAGCTCGACGCCATCGCCAAGACCGGATGCACGGTCGTGGCTTCCGACAACCCGGGCTGCCTGATGCACATCGCCACCGCCGCGCGCCGGCGCGGGATGGAGCTGCGCGTGGCCCACGTGCTGGAGCTGGTGGCCGAGCACCTGACTGATCGCAGCAGCCGCTAG
- a CDS encoding ABC transporter ATP-binding protein — protein sequence MSDSYAVDISGVAKSFGAIRALDGVTLRVRQGEIYGLLGPNGAGKTTLIRMIVGLLAPDAGTVTVLGRRVPNLDLLRHVGYMTQQAALYPGLSVEENVRFFAAINSAESGVREALETVELYPRRASVVATLSGGMRQRCSLACALVHKPQLLLLDEPTVGVDPQLRVQFWEDFRKMAASGTTIIVSSHVMDEAERCQRLGLIQYGRLLAEGSPHDIRAQAGAQSLEDAFLALAGDPRS from the coding sequence ATGAGTGATTCGTACGCCGTCGACATCAGCGGGGTGGCCAAGAGCTTCGGCGCCATCAGGGCGCTGGACGGCGTCACGCTTCGCGTCAGGCAGGGCGAGATCTACGGCCTGCTCGGCCCCAACGGCGCCGGCAAGACGACGCTGATCCGCATGATCGTCGGACTGCTCGCGCCCGACGCGGGCACCGTCACCGTCCTCGGGCGGCGCGTCCCCAACCTGGACCTGCTCCGGCACGTCGGCTACATGACCCAGCAGGCCGCCCTCTACCCCGGCCTGTCCGTGGAGGAGAACGTCCGGTTCTTCGCCGCCATCAACAGCGCAGAGTCAGGCGTCAGGGAGGCGCTCGAGACGGTCGAGCTCTATCCACGCCGAGCCTCCGTCGTCGCCACCCTCAGCGGCGGCATGAGGCAGCGATGCTCGCTGGCGTGCGCGCTCGTCCACAAGCCGCAGCTGCTGCTCCTCGACGAGCCCACCGTCGGCGTCGATCCTCAGCTTCGAGTCCAGTTCTGGGAGGACTTCCGCAAGATGGCGGCTTCGGGCACGACGATCATCGTCTCGAGTCACGTCATGGACGAAGCCGAGCGCTGTCAGCGTCTCGGACTCATCCAGTACGGCAGGCTGCTGGCCGAGGGCAGTCCTCATGACATCCGCGCTCAAGCCGGGGCTCAAAGCCTCGAAGATGCCTTCCTCGCGCTCGCCGGAGACCCACGATCATGA
- a CDS encoding leucyl aminopeptidase, producing the protein MRISLVATPAAEIAVDGLAVAVATGQRLSAAALELDRAMGGVLSEMLASAEFKGRIHEVLPVPTHGRIAARRVILYGVGAAHDLDGQRLRSAHHELVRAARTYGYRQLALVRSEPLLMDSLKATVEGCVMGTFERRSRMTGAQPERREIEQLVLTGFGQGREHEVVAAQENGEATNRAREWQNAPPNELTPEALAQEAMRIAQRHGLEVEVLGPEELRTGGYNLLLGVASGSAKPPRLIRLRHRGNQLHVLPAQAGNAVLALVGKGITFDTGGISLKNPEHMSQMKADMAGAAAVLAAIDVIASRKLPLDVMAVVAASENMPGPAAQRPGDVLVSADGKTVEILNTDAEGRLVLADALTHALRNGATHILDLATLTGAATVAIGHGATAAVSNDDVFWNLVDRASHEAGDRVWRLPVYPDYRILLRSQIADLRNSEYGEAGTILGGMFIGEFAGGKPWTHLDIAASSWNTNTELTTVLRGPSGAGTRLCIELAELMAGAER; encoded by the coding sequence GTGAGGATCAGCCTGGTCGCCACGCCCGCCGCGGAGATTGCGGTCGACGGCCTGGCCGTAGCCGTTGCCACCGGGCAGCGCCTTTCGGCGGCCGCCCTCGAGCTCGACCGCGCGATGGGCGGGGTGCTGTCCGAGATGCTGGCGAGCGCCGAGTTCAAGGGCCGCATCCACGAGGTCCTGCCGGTACCCACCCACGGGCGGATCGCGGCGCGCCGTGTGATCCTGTACGGCGTCGGCGCCGCCCACGACCTCGACGGGCAACGCCTTCGCTCGGCCCATCACGAACTGGTCCGCGCCGCGCGCACGTACGGCTACAGGCAGCTGGCGCTTGTGCGTTCCGAGCCTCTGCTGATGGACAGCCTGAAGGCCACGGTCGAAGGCTGTGTGATGGGCACCTTCGAGCGGCGCTCGCGCATGACCGGCGCGCAGCCCGAGCGGCGCGAGATCGAACAGCTGGTGCTGACCGGCTTCGGTCAGGGTCGTGAGCACGAGGTGGTGGCGGCGCAAGAGAACGGCGAGGCGACCAACCGCGCCCGCGAGTGGCAGAACGCCCCGCCCAACGAGCTGACCCCGGAGGCCCTGGCCCAGGAGGCGATGCGGATCGCCCAGCGCCACGGGCTCGAGGTCGAGGTGCTCGGCCCGGAGGAGCTGCGCACCGGTGGCTACAACCTCCTGCTCGGAGTCGCGTCAGGCTCGGCCAAGCCACCGCGCTTGATCCGGCTGCGCCACCGCGGCAACCAGCTGCACGTCCTCCCCGCCCAGGCGGGGAACGCCGTGCTCGCGCTCGTCGGCAAGGGCATCACCTTCGACACAGGCGGCATCTCGCTCAAGAACCCGGAGCACATGAGCCAGATGAAGGCAGACATGGCGGGCGCGGCCGCGGTGCTCGCGGCGATCGACGTGATCGCCTCGCGAAAACTGCCGCTCGACGTCATGGCGGTCGTCGCCGCGAGTGAGAACATGCCCGGGCCGGCCGCACAGAGGCCCGGTGACGTGCTGGTGAGCGCGGACGGAAAGACCGTGGAAATCCTCAACACCGATGCCGAGGGCCGCCTGGTCCTCGCGGACGCCCTGACGCACGCGTTGCGCAACGGCGCGACCCACATCCTCGACCTGGCCACGCTGACCGGCGCCGCCACCGTCGCCATCGGCCACGGCGCCACCGCGGCGGTCAGCAACGACGACGTCTTCTGGAACCTGGTCGACCGGGCCTCGCATGAGGCCGGGGATCGCGTCTGGCGGCTGCCTGTCTACCCCGACTACCGGATCCTGCTTCGCAGCCAGATCGCCGACCTCCGCAACTCCGAGTACGGCGAGGCCGGGACCATACTGGGAGGCATGTTCATCGGTGAGTTCGCCGGCGGCAAGCCGTGGACGCATCTCGACATCGCGGCGTCGAGCTGGAACACGAACACCGAGCTGACGACGGTGCTTCGCGGCCCGAGCGGGGCCGGCACGCGGCTGTGCATCGAGCTCGCGGAACTCATGGCGGGCGCTGAGCGTTAA
- a CDS encoding TIGR03668 family PPOX class F420-dependent oxidoreductase has translation METVGMRRLFEDAPVARLATVDPNGRPHIVPVCFALEGDILYFAVDDKPKRTADLKRLRNIASNPAVALIADHYEDDWAKLWWARIDGTARVVTDPAEAEQAIDLLARRYRQYRQARPAGPVVAVSIESLSGWSGS, from the coding sequence ATGGAGACGGTCGGGATGCGGCGCCTTTTTGAGGACGCCCCGGTGGCCAGGTTGGCGACTGTCGACCCGAATGGACGGCCGCACATCGTGCCGGTCTGCTTTGCGCTCGAAGGCGACATCCTTTACTTCGCGGTCGACGACAAGCCGAAGCGGACGGCGGACCTCAAGCGCCTGAGGAATATCGCCAGCAACCCCGCGGTGGCCCTGATCGCCGACCACTACGAGGACGACTGGGCAAAGCTGTGGTGGGCGCGGATCGACGGCACGGCTCGCGTCGTCACCGACCCCGCGGAGGCAGAGCAGGCAATCGACCTGCTCGCCAGGCGCTACCGGCAGTACCGGCAGGCCCGTCCCGCGGGCCCGGTGGTCGCCGTGTCGATCGAGAGCCTCTCCGGTTGGTCGGGGTCATAG
- a CDS encoding thioredoxin domain-containing protein, with the protein MGEPASEFHFSPRPNRAAEINWHPWSEAAFDEAKQSGRPILLSISAVWCHWCHVMDETTYSHPGIIDLINREYLPIRVDNDVRPDINQRYNMGGWPSTAFLTASGDILTGATYLPPDQMADALTRVAGYYRTSQAEIASRVLEARKRAGSAMARSAGELDDGIVDSILGAVTSAYDPEYGGFGNAPKFPQTDAILLLLEQALLRSRPELRQMAVHTLEQMAGGGTYDHVEGGFFRYSTTQDWSVPHFEKMLEDHAGLVGGVALGGMDAVLDTTTGYLDRVLRDEKTGLYGGSQDADEHYYSMNAEERAQRPGPFIDRRVYASWNAALGIAYLDAALRRQRPALREHATRLLERLFRDAHREGEGMAHAEGIGGQLGDQVWALWAAIRAYQSGLGDRWLPAALELAAHLEERYGDAELGGYFDHAGGDQLGRLGERIKPLAENSVAAMALVELDVLSGDPAAPYAARARRALESVAALPRQYGLMAAAFARALDRTRHAVKVTTRNEELARAAVLAHPYTVIDPHGDERAVVCVGTICLAPVSTPAAVVAALQEARAHLA; encoded by the coding sequence ATGGGCGAACCCGCCAGCGAGTTCCACTTCTCACCGCGCCCCAACCGCGCCGCCGAGATCAACTGGCACCCGTGGTCGGAGGCCGCCTTTGACGAGGCGAAGCAGAGCGGGCGCCCGATCCTGCTCTCCATCTCCGCGGTGTGGTGCCACTGGTGTCACGTCATGGACGAGACCACCTACTCGCATCCGGGGATCATCGACCTGATCAACCGCGAATACCTGCCCATCCGTGTCGACAACGACGTCCGCCCCGACATCAACCAGCGCTACAACATGGGCGGCTGGCCGTCGACGGCTTTTCTGACCGCGTCGGGCGACATCCTCACGGGCGCGACCTACCTCCCGCCGGACCAGATGGCGGACGCCCTGACGCGGGTCGCGGGCTATTACCGGACCAGCCAGGCCGAGATCGCCAGCCGCGTCCTCGAAGCGCGCAAGCGCGCCGGCTCCGCGATGGCCCGCAGCGCGGGGGAGCTCGACGACGGCATCGTCGATTCGATCCTGGGTGCGGTGACCAGCGCGTACGACCCGGAGTACGGCGGTTTCGGCAACGCACCCAAGTTTCCGCAGACCGACGCCATCCTGCTCCTGCTGGAGCAGGCGCTGCTGCGCTCCAGGCCCGAGCTGCGCCAGATGGCCGTCCACACGCTGGAGCAGATGGCCGGCGGTGGCACGTACGACCACGTCGAAGGTGGCTTCTTTCGCTACTCGACGACACAGGACTGGAGCGTGCCCCATTTCGAGAAGATGCTCGAGGATCACGCCGGTCTTGTCGGCGGGGTCGCGCTCGGCGGCATGGACGCCGTGCTCGACACCACGACGGGCTACCTGGATCGGGTCCTCCGGGACGAGAAGACAGGACTGTACGGCGGCAGCCAGGACGCGGACGAGCACTACTACTCCATGAACGCGGAGGAGCGCGCGCAGCGGCCGGGGCCGTTCATCGACCGGCGCGTCTACGCGTCCTGGAACGCCGCCCTCGGCATCGCCTACCTCGACGCCGCATTGCGACGCCAACGCCCTGCGTTGCGCGAGCACGCGACCAGGCTGCTCGAGCGGCTGTTCCGCGACGCCCATCGCGAGGGCGAGGGCATGGCGCACGCCGAGGGGATCGGCGGCCAGCTGGGCGACCAGGTCTGGGCGCTCTGGGCCGCCATCCGCGCCTATCAATCCGGTCTCGGCGACCGCTGGCTGCCGGCTGCGCTGGAACTGGCCGCGCATCTCGAAGAGCGATACGGCGACGCCGAGCTCGGGGGGTATTTCGACCACGCGGGCGGCGACCAGCTCGGCCGCCTCGGCGAGCGGATCAAGCCGCTGGCCGAGAACTCGGTGGCGGCGATGGCGCTGGTCGAGCTGGACGTTTTGAGCGGCGACCCCGCGGCGCCCTACGCGGCGCGTGCCCGCCGCGCGCTCGAGTCGGTCGCGGCGCTCCCCCGGCAGTACGGGCTCATGGCAGCGGCCTTTGCTCGGGCGCTCGACCGCACGCGGCATGCGGTCAAGGTGACGACGCGCAACGAGGAGCTGGCCCGGGCCGCGGTCCTCGCCCATCCGTACACCGTGATCGACCCCCATGGAGACGAGCGCGCCGTGGTGTGCGTGGGCACCATATGCTTGGCGCCGGTGTCCACCCCGGCCGCGGTTGTCGCCGCATTGCAAGAGGCCAGGGCGCACCTTGCCTAG
- a CDS encoding Crp/Fnr family transcriptional regulator — MDEATILSGCSMFRGSSPEDFAPLLPSLSRRRYDPGRYLWRAGDPADWMYVVLSGEVIVSSLGSGGERYVLEVFVRGDTMGQLPFFEQDRVRLFDASAERESECLVAPRQAVLGLLRTRPELMMCVLAAYSRWIRTRDMHASDAAFQNLAGRVACKLVELGNRYGELSPDGVRIPIRLTHEKVANMLGASRENVSRALSRLARHGEVRRQGGVLLIPRLEELAQRYSSFQESPGGLASRAAGGSA, encoded by the coding sequence TTGGACGAGGCGACGATCCTGTCCGGGTGCTCCATGTTCCGGGGGTCCTCGCCCGAAGACTTCGCGCCGCTTCTGCCGTCGCTTTCGCGGCGGCGCTACGACCCGGGCCGGTACCTGTGGCGCGCGGGAGACCCGGCTGACTGGATGTACGTCGTGCTCAGCGGTGAGGTGATCGTGTCGTCGCTCGGCTCAGGTGGAGAGCGGTACGTGCTCGAGGTCTTCGTGCGTGGCGACACCATGGGGCAGCTGCCCTTCTTTGAGCAGGACCGCGTCCGTCTGTTCGACGCCAGCGCGGAACGGGAATCCGAGTGCCTGGTGGCTCCGAGGCAGGCCGTCCTCGGACTGCTCCGCACCAGGCCCGAGCTCATGATGTGCGTGCTGGCCGCCTACTCGCGGTGGATCCGGACGCGTGACATGCACGCCTCCGACGCCGCCTTCCAGAACCTTGCCGGCCGCGTGGCTTGCAAGCTGGTCGAGCTTGGGAACCGATACGGCGAGCTCTCACCAGATGGTGTGCGCATACCCATTCGTCTGACCCACGAGAAGGTCGCCAACATGCTTGGCGCGAGTCGCGAGAACGTGAGCCGCGCCCTCTCCCGCCTGGCCCGCCATGGTGAGGTCCGCCGGCAGGGCGGCGTGCTGCTCATACCGAGACTGGAAGAGCTGGCCCAGCGTTACAGCTCCTTTCAGGAGAGTCCGGGAGGATTGGCCAGCCGGGCGGCGGGCGGTTCCGCCTGA
- the dxs gene encoding 1-deoxy-D-xylulose-5-phosphate synthase yields MGILETIGSPADLRALDQARLAELADEVRAFLVEQTSKTGGHLSPNLGVVELTFALHRVFDSPKDAIVWDTGHQAYVHKIVTGRAKDFERLRQAGGLSGYPSRRESEHDLVENSHASTSLSYALGIAEARLRKHIDGRVVAVIGDGALTGGMAYEALNQIAHLQPSNLIIVINDNGRSYAPTVGGLAHHLSSLRIDPRYERVKEEISRLLRDLPRVGSTADQAAYRVKEGLKQLLQPSTIFETLGIKYAGLVDGHDEPALEEVLSRAKRLREPVIVHVVTEKGHGYGPAVEDEIDKLHGVGAFDPLTGRPRRTELTYTDVFGEALMTAAARRPEVCAITAAMGSSTGLLNFAKEFPDRFFDVGICEQHAVTFAAGLAMAGMHPVICIYSTFLARAFDQTLMDVALHKLPVVFVIDRAGVTGPDGSSHHGIFDLSYLRLIPNLKIAAPADATELCALLETALSTDGPVAIRYPKGPVPSTPDLPVEPLPVGRWEELRKGSDAVIFAVGRMVEVAAEAAERLEMQNISCGVVNARWVKPVDPRLTEWARSHPLVVTVEDNVGTGGFGGAVLEALAPHGLAGRVRMLALPDRFLPQGKAPDILKENGLDAAGIARAVYEAVQGPVRKER; encoded by the coding sequence ATGGGCATCCTCGAGACCATCGGTTCGCCCGCAGACCTCCGAGCCCTCGATCAAGCGCGTCTGGCGGAGCTGGCTGATGAGGTGCGCGCCTTCCTGGTCGAGCAGACTTCGAAGACGGGCGGCCATCTGTCACCGAACCTGGGCGTGGTGGAGCTGACGTTTGCGCTGCACCGGGTGTTCGACAGCCCCAAGGACGCGATCGTGTGGGACACCGGCCACCAGGCGTACGTCCACAAGATCGTCACCGGGCGGGCGAAGGACTTCGAGCGGCTCCGGCAGGCAGGTGGTCTCTCCGGGTACCCGTCGCGCCGGGAATCGGAGCACGACCTGGTCGAAAACAGCCACGCCTCGACCTCCCTCAGCTACGCGCTGGGCATCGCGGAGGCGCGGCTGCGAAAGCACATTGACGGCCGGGTGGTCGCGGTCATCGGCGACGGTGCGCTCACCGGTGGCATGGCATACGAGGCGCTCAACCAGATCGCGCACCTGCAGCCGTCGAACCTGATCATCGTCATCAACGACAACGGGCGCTCATATGCGCCGACCGTCGGCGGGCTGGCCCACCACCTGTCCTCGCTGCGCATCGACCCTCGCTACGAGCGCGTCAAAGAGGAGATCTCGCGACTCTTGCGCGACCTTCCCCGGGTCGGTTCCACCGCCGACCAGGCCGCCTACCGTGTCAAGGAAGGCCTCAAACAGCTGCTCCAGCCCTCGACCATCTTCGAGACCCTCGGCATCAAGTACGCCGGATTGGTCGACGGCCACGACGAGCCGGCGCTTGAAGAGGTGCTCTCTCGCGCCAAGCGGCTGCGAGAGCCGGTGATCGTGCACGTGGTCACCGAGAAGGGGCACGGGTACGGGCCGGCGGTCGAGGACGAGATCGACAAGCTGCACGGGGTGGGCGCGTTCGACCCGCTGACCGGGCGGCCACGCCGGACCGAGCTCACCTATACCGACGTTTTCGGCGAGGCCCTGATGACCGCCGCCGCGCGGCGGCCGGAGGTGTGCGCGATCACCGCGGCGATGGGGTCATCGACAGGTCTTCTGAACTTCGCCAAAGAGTTTCCGGACCGGTTCTTCGACGTCGGCATCTGCGAGCAGCACGCGGTCACGTTCGCGGCCGGGCTCGCGATGGCGGGCATGCACCCGGTCATCTGCATCTATTCGACCTTTCTCGCCCGCGCGTTCGACCAGACGCTCATGGACGTGGCGCTCCACAAGCTGCCCGTGGTCTTCGTCATCGACCGCGCCGGCGTCACCGGCCCCGATGGTTCGTCGCATCACGGGATCTTCGACCTCTCCTATCTGCGGCTCATACCCAACTTGAAGATCGCCGCGCCGGCCGATGCCACCGAGCTGTGCGCGCTGCTCGAGACCGCGCTCAGCACCGACGGCCCGGTGGCCATCCGCTACCCCAAAGGCCCGGTGCCCTCGACCCCCGACCTGCCCGTCGAACCCCTCCCGGTCGGACGCTGGGAGGAGCTGCGCAAGGGATCGGACGCGGTCATCTTCGCGGTCGGGCGCATGGTCGAGGTGGCGGCGGAGGCGGCCGAGCGCCTGGAGATGCAGAACATCTCCTGCGGGGTGGTCAACGCACGCTGGGTGAAGCCGGTCGATCCCCGGCTCACCGAGTGGGCTCGCAGCCACCCGCTCGTGGTGACGGTGGAGGACAACGTCGGCACGGGAGGCTTCGGCGGCGCGGTGCTCGAGGCGCTGGCGCCGCACGGGCTGGCGGGCCGGGTCCGGATGCTGGCCCTACCCGACCGATTCCTCCCCCAGGGCAAGGCGCCGGACATCCTGAAGGAGAACGGTCTCGACGCCGCCGGCATCGCCAGGGCCGTCTACGAGGCGGTCCAAGGACCGGTCCGGAAAGAGCGCTAG
- a CDS encoding DUF2203 family protein has translation MQRLRTYTVEEANKELPRVRRIVAQIAELSALLPELEDQARIAEYESKRAAASAEDRDRHQQARDAVGGAELELLKAVASLNGLGIQLKGPLEGLIDFPSYRDGELVELCWKLGEERVEHWHRVGEGFAGRRRL, from the coding sequence GTGCAAAGGCTCCGCACGTATACGGTCGAAGAGGCGAACAAGGAACTGCCTCGCGTGCGCAGGATCGTGGCCCAGATCGCGGAGCTCTCAGCGCTGCTGCCTGAGCTCGAGGACCAGGCGCGCATCGCCGAGTACGAATCGAAGCGAGCCGCCGCCAGCGCCGAGGATCGCGATCGGCACCAGCAGGCCCGCGATGCGGTGGGGGGCGCCGAGCTCGAGCTGCTGAAGGCGGTCGCCAGCCTCAACGGGCTGGGCATCCAGCTCAAGGGCCCGCTCGAGGGTCTGATCGATTTTCCTTCCTATCGCGACGGTGAGCTCGTGGAGCTGTGCTGGAAATTAGGAGAAGAGCGGGTCGAGCACTGGCACCGCGTCGGCGAAGGCTTCGCCGGCCGGAGGCGGCTCTAG
- a CDS encoding TetR/AcrR family transcriptional regulator: MAPPARERILGPARGLLARGGKPTVAEFAAAAGVSRASFYRAFDSRDALLEALEVPPEPGTRERILGAALVMVGAHGLTALSMDDLATSADVSRATLYRLFPGKPALFTNLIREYSPLEPVSRLVTERQDEPPEVLMPEIARTVYRTVYGGGENRVGMLRALLFEVSSLTADAEESVRLVLGTILGSLGTYVMAQMESRRLRRMSPVLALQSFIGPVFFHLLTKPVIERVMTVDVDGEQAVTQLAEGWLRAMQAEEGDSHE; encoded by the coding sequence ATGGCACCCCCAGCCCGAGAGCGCATCCTCGGCCCGGCCCGCGGCCTGCTCGCCAGGGGGGGGAAGCCGACGGTGGCGGAGTTCGCGGCCGCCGCCGGCGTATCGCGGGCAAGCTTTTACCGGGCGTTCGACTCGCGCGACGCCCTGCTCGAGGCGCTCGAGGTCCCGCCCGAGCCCGGAACCCGGGAGCGCATCCTCGGGGCGGCGCTCGTCATGGTCGGCGCCCACGGTCTGACCGCCCTGTCGATGGACGACCTCGCGACGAGCGCCGACGTGTCGCGCGCCACCCTCTACCGCCTCTTCCCCGGCAAGCCCGCCCTGTTCACGAACCTCATCAGGGAGTACTCGCCGCTGGAACCGGTGAGCCGGTTGGTGACCGAACGACAGGACGAGCCGCCCGAGGTGCTGATGCCCGAGATCGCCCGCACCGTGTATCGCACCGTCTACGGCGGCGGCGAGAACCGTGTCGGCATGCTGCGCGCGCTGCTGTTCGAGGTCAGCTCGCTGACGGCGGACGCCGAGGAGTCGGTCCGCCTGGTCCTCGGCACGATCCTCGGCTCCCTCGGTACGTATGTCATGGCGCAGATGGAATCGAGGCGCCTGCGTCGCATGTCCCCGGTGCTGGCCCTGCAGTCGTTCATCGGGCCGGTCTTCTTCCACCTGCTGACCAAGCCGGTGATCGAGCGGGTGATGACGGTCGACGTCGACGGCGAGCAAGCCGTGACCCAGCTGGCCGAGGGCTGGCTGCGGGCGATGCAAGCAGAGGAGGGTGATTCGCATGAGTGA